From Haloglomus litoreum, the proteins below share one genomic window:
- a CDS encoding ABC transporter ATP-binding protein, with protein MSSPRQSTSTPPPAETDPPTDPPVVCRDARREYRRGDSGPAVTALDGVSLTVEAGELVAVVGASGSGKSTLLHLLAALDTPTDGHVAVAGTDTASVGGRGRTRLRRDHIGIVFQRMHLFPSLTARSNVALPLVEAGVGRHARHARADDLLDRVGLGDRLDHRPDELSGGERQRVAVARALVLDPDVVVADEPTGELDTATGERVLELFAEAADDRAVVVASHDDAVAAAADRVIELRDGRRVDDAGREGDGAGRGGTGAAPDGNGARTGER; from the coding sequence ATGTCGAGTCCCCGCCAGTCGACGAGCACCCCTCCACCTGCCGAGACGGACCCGCCGACCGACCCGCCGGTCGTCTGTCGCGACGCCCGCCGCGAGTACCGGCGCGGCGACAGCGGCCCGGCCGTCACGGCACTCGACGGCGTCTCGCTGACCGTCGAGGCCGGCGAACTCGTCGCCGTGGTCGGCGCGAGCGGGAGCGGGAAGTCGACGCTGTTGCACCTGCTGGCCGCGCTCGATACGCCGACCGACGGGCACGTCGCCGTCGCCGGGACGGACACCGCGTCGGTCGGGGGCCGGGGCCGGACCCGACTGCGCCGCGACCACATCGGCATCGTCTTCCAGCGGATGCATCTGTTCCCGTCGCTGACGGCTCGGTCGAACGTCGCCTTGCCGCTGGTCGAGGCCGGCGTGGGCCGACACGCACGACACGCCCGGGCCGACGACCTGCTCGACCGGGTCGGGCTGGGCGACCGGCTCGACCACCGGCCCGACGAGCTGTCCGGCGGCGAGCGCCAGCGCGTCGCCGTCGCGCGGGCGCTCGTGCTGGACCCGGACGTGGTCGTCGCCGACGAGCCGACGGGCGAACTCGACACGGCGACCGGCGAGCGGGTGCTGGAGCTGTTCGCCGAGGCTGCCGACGACCGGGCCGTGGTGGTCGCCTCACACGACGACGCCGTGGCCGCCGCTGCCGACCGGGTGATCGAACTGCGCGACGGCCGGCGCGTCGACGACGCCGGCCGAGAGGGGGACGGGGCCGGCCGGGGTGGTACCGGTGCCGCTCCGGACGGCAACGGGGCCCGGACCGGGGAGCGATGA
- a CDS encoding PGF-pre-PGF domain-containing protein, with amino-acid sequence MSRLRAVTLSFLLLVSALAGVLAFGAGHVAATSGGDTLAVDGDGDCTVPGASTEYSTISAAVGNAAAGDTIVVCSGDYNEAVTVDKSLTIVTYEDNANLVGNTPSDLGTAFDVTADDVTIGAGAQAGNEGFTITGYSSTGISADSVSGLTVNNSEIGEFDGGGGTGISVSSSADVAIRSNLVGNVQTGISLDDTSSSGTTEVTDNKIGEVTTGIALTNPNDVTIKRNGIVGADGRAIDVAVPGSISGVKITENVLDGEDDEDATNSVGIRFRGGGFSGGDPGDEANVYLNLIRNNTQGVHFSSSPSDFDPSGIRLAFNFFQDGTADSTALNAVDNDLSTAVVARQNYFAADSGPSGGISDPRTGTTANGDGQGVSGSVFFDPWLGKANVCSGGQFTSAFDSASSELDDIPTEIRGVSIEAALPICAWDRAAFPLRGTTDSAETVVPLPLIEAGAGAPGSATNSIDRDELVVYTQDDGVTLEYSSVDGVADTSQFPDEPVQVLVLEDIQSTQESDLLTGGSFSNETGAVTLTTAATSARVLEPGSLSSGSITISDTPETPGPVAYVVVQPQFGDGLTDDTPGDGTVSIQGGVDVIGATVIPVQEAAGDAGLQSSTVTAGDDVEFEPNSNLGSGTTSHVVGIYDRDAVQGGLVKVFADTTVDDVLALSTSTSDVTIQTSITAVNGTLDFQDDIVVDTEAFGQAIDLTLSGTSTGTQSLTGEDFVEGVSPMTVVNASATSLEGGQSPGTVNVATNENFEPGTYQYVYLAQQGGGFGSFSTDAGTLTIEEPTTPTPPPGDGDDDGDDGGGGGAGGGGGGTGVTSPLVVSEASINPDRIAPGETTTVTVTVQNTRPRTPLVNRNVIVTVSDERVATRTITLNPGQRRTLEIPITLTEEGRFTVGVNGRPAGLVTVLPDGVRDRSVSRVFDQNSRIPGVQVRFPRTSVGQITFPEAVPGEARVDELDRFPQDVPAAPGRSVTMLDITVPEQLRGQGATIQFEVQRTQLADLGIDAESIRMYRFNDGEWQQLNTTIVREDDEKVIYAADTPGFSFFAVTGQEATPTPTPTPATPTPTPPPETPTDTPTDTPTDTPTDTASPEGPTDTPGGGGIPPAGLALGALIIILLVAAAGAALYLSQEGNA; translated from the coding sequence ATGTCTCGGCTGAGAGCAGTTACGCTATCCTTCCTGCTGCTCGTGTCAGCGCTCGCTGGCGTGCTCGCGTTCGGCGCGGGCCACGTGGCGGCCACGAGTGGGGGGGATACGTTGGCAGTCGATGGTGACGGGGACTGTACGGTACCCGGTGCCAGTACAGAGTACTCAACGATCTCTGCGGCGGTCGGGAATGCCGCGGCGGGCGACACCATCGTCGTCTGCAGCGGTGACTACAACGAGGCGGTCACGGTGGACAAGTCGCTCACCATCGTCACCTACGAGGACAACGCCAACCTCGTCGGGAACACTCCGTCGGACTTGGGGACGGCGTTCGACGTGACCGCCGACGACGTGACCATCGGAGCCGGCGCACAGGCCGGCAACGAGGGCTTCACGATCACGGGGTACTCCAGCACCGGCATCAGCGCCGACAGCGTGAGCGGGCTGACCGTGAACAACTCCGAGATCGGCGAATTCGACGGGGGCGGTGGGACCGGCATCAGCGTGTCGAGCTCCGCTGATGTCGCAATCAGGAGCAATCTGGTCGGGAATGTCCAGACAGGCATCTCGTTGGATGACACCAGTAGTTCCGGTACGACGGAGGTCACCGACAACAAGATCGGCGAGGTCACGACTGGAATCGCGCTCACCAACCCTAATGATGTAACCATCAAGCGGAACGGTATCGTCGGAGCCGATGGGCGCGCAATCGACGTCGCGGTCCCTGGCAGCATCAGTGGCGTGAAGATCACGGAGAACGTCCTCGATGGAGAGGACGACGAGGATGCGACGAACTCCGTCGGCATCCGATTCAGAGGGGGTGGCTTCAGTGGAGGAGACCCTGGAGACGAGGCCAACGTCTACCTCAATCTCATCCGGAACAACACCCAGGGGGTCCACTTCTCGAGTAGTCCCAGTGATTTCGACCCGAGTGGCATCCGACTCGCGTTCAACTTCTTCCAGGATGGCACAGCCGACTCGACGGCATTGAACGCGGTCGACAACGATCTATCGACGGCGGTCGTCGCCCGGCAGAACTACTTCGCGGCCGATAGCGGCCCCAGCGGCGGTATCTCCGATCCTCGGACGGGAACGACTGCCAACGGTGACGGCCAGGGAGTCAGCGGGAGTGTCTTCTTCGACCCGTGGCTCGGCAAGGCGAACGTCTGCTCCGGCGGCCAGTTCACGAGCGCGTTCGACTCGGCCTCCTCGGAACTGGATGATATCCCCACGGAGATCCGCGGTGTCTCCATCGAGGCAGCGCTCCCGATCTGTGCCTGGGACCGTGCCGCGTTCCCGCTTCGCGGGACTACCGACTCCGCCGAGACGGTCGTTCCGCTCCCGCTGATCGAGGCGGGCGCCGGCGCACCCGGAAGCGCGACGAACAGCATCGACCGGGACGAACTGGTCGTCTACACCCAGGACGACGGCGTCACGCTCGAGTACTCCTCCGTCGACGGCGTCGCCGATACGTCTCAGTTCCCGGACGAACCGGTTCAGGTGCTCGTCCTCGAGGACATCCAGTCGACGCAGGAGTCCGATCTCCTGACGGGTGGCTCGTTCAGCAACGAGACCGGAGCGGTGACGCTGACGACCGCCGCGACGAGCGCTCGCGTCCTCGAACCCGGCTCGCTCAGTAGTGGCTCTATCACCATCAGCGACACACCGGAGACGCCCGGGCCCGTCGCGTACGTGGTCGTTCAACCCCAGTTCGGTGACGGGCTGACCGACGACACGCCCGGGGATGGGACCGTCAGCATCCAGGGCGGTGTGGACGTCATCGGCGCGACCGTCATTCCGGTCCAGGAGGCCGCCGGCGATGCCGGCCTGCAGTCCAGCACGGTGACCGCCGGCGACGACGTGGAGTTCGAGCCGAACTCGAACCTCGGAAGCGGCACCACGAGCCACGTCGTCGGAATCTACGACCGGGACGCGGTCCAGGGCGGCCTCGTGAAGGTCTTCGCCGACACCACGGTCGACGATGTCCTCGCGCTCTCGACCTCGACCTCGGACGTGACGATCCAGACCTCGATCACGGCCGTCAACGGGACGCTCGACTTCCAGGACGACATCGTGGTCGACACCGAGGCGTTCGGCCAGGCGATCGACCTGACGCTGTCGGGGACCTCGACCGGCACGCAGTCACTGACCGGCGAGGACTTCGTCGAGGGCGTCTCCCCGATGACCGTCGTCAACGCCTCGGCGACATCCCTCGAGGGCGGCCAGAGTCCGGGGACGGTGAACGTCGCCACGAACGAGAACTTCGAGCCCGGGACGTACCAGTACGTCTACCTCGCCCAGCAGGGCGGCGGCTTCGGTTCGTTCAGCACCGACGCCGGGACACTGACGATCGAGGAGCCGACGACACCGACGCCGCCGCCCGGCGACGGTGACGACGACGGCGACGACGGTGGCGGTGGCGGCGCTGGCGGCGGTGGGGGCGGCACCGGCGTCACCTCGCCGCTCGTCGTGAGCGAGGCCTCCATCAATCCGGACCGCATCGCACCCGGCGAGACCACGACCGTCACCGTGACGGTCCAGAACACGCGACCGAGGACGCCGCTCGTCAACCGCAACGTCATCGTGACGGTGAGCGACGAGCGGGTGGCGACGAGGACGATCACCCTGAATCCGGGCCAGCGCCGCACGCTGGAGATTCCGATCACCCTCACCGAGGAGGGACGGTTCACGGTCGGGGTGAACGGCCGACCCGCCGGCCTCGTCACGGTCCTGCCGGATGGCGTCCGGGACCGGAGTGTCTCCCGAGTCTTCGACCAGAACAGTCGCATCCCAGGTGTACAGGTCCGGTTCCCGAGAACCTCGGTCGGACAGATCACCTTCCCCGAGGCGGTCCCCGGCGAGGCCAGAGTCGACGAGCTCGACCGCTTCCCACAGGATGTCCCGGCGGCGCCGGGTCGCTCTGTGACGATGCTGGACATCACTGTGCCCGAGCAACTCCGTGGCCAGGGCGCGACCATCCAGTTCGAGGTCCAGCGCACCCAGCTCGCGGACCTCGGAATCGACGCCGAGAGCATCCGGATGTACCGCTTCAACGATGGCGAGTGGCAGCAGCTCAACACCACCATCGTTCGTGAGGATGACGAGAAGGTCATCTACGCGGCGGACACCCCGGGCTTCTCGTTCTTCGCCGTGACCGGGCAGGAGGCGACGCCGACACCCACGCCGACGCCGGCCACACCGACGCCGACTCCGCCGCCGGAGACACCGACCGACACGCCGACCGACACGCCAACCGACACGCCGACCGACACGGCCTCGCCCGAGGGGCCGACCGACACGCCCGGTGGTGGCGGCATCCCGCCCGCGGGGCTGGCTCTCGGGGCACTGATCATCATCCTGCTGGTCGCCGCGGCCGGCGCGGCGCTCTACCTCTCGCAGGAAGGGAACGCCTGA
- a CDS encoding FtsX-like permease family protein gives MSEDEPAFDPEGTRRGRLRGVVGLAGARLGHRLRDRDGQTLLSVGGVAVAVALLLIVTSVSVGLVTGGTVGTDETDYWIVPEGSSGSAVTAVEGQRLGQVHPVSERLRDREGVTDATPVLAGVLRFRPAGSDAEAEYALVLGVIPGASEQRVAGLPTGALSPGDPHYADGAYDGPWTGEAVVSESAADAFVPGDGRLRSGAELAIPGKDTGERFTAVTVAQSDGPGLGQLPVVVVHLAELQTLTGGTRGDVADQILVATDGSVAAEDLAGVYPNVQVLTRGELLTSRAQSSGLPVAMAAAALVVAVVVGTLFLVTTVGFSVLADAEARAVLTAIGVSGSSRATLVAGETLATAGVGGLVGIGGWLVAAGIVAVLGQFGTAIPFAVRPVFGLYGLLVALGVGLVSLPPLVVVSRRTRAVREVLR, from the coding sequence ATGAGCGAGGACGAGCCGGCGTTCGACCCGGAGGGGACGCGCCGCGGGCGGCTCCGTGGCGTCGTCGGCCTCGCGGGAGCCAGACTCGGCCATCGCCTCCGCGACCGTGACGGGCAGACCCTCCTCAGCGTGGGCGGCGTCGCCGTGGCCGTCGCACTGCTACTCATCGTGACGAGCGTCAGCGTCGGCCTCGTCACCGGCGGCACCGTCGGCACCGACGAGACGGACTACTGGATCGTCCCGGAGGGCTCCTCGGGGAGCGCCGTGACGGCGGTCGAGGGACAGCGGCTCGGCCAGGTGCATCCCGTCAGCGAGCGACTCCGCGACCGCGAGGGCGTGACCGACGCCACGCCCGTCCTCGCGGGGGTCCTCAGGTTCCGCCCGGCCGGGAGCGACGCCGAGGCCGAGTACGCGCTCGTCCTCGGTGTCATCCCTGGCGCGAGCGAGCAGCGCGTCGCCGGCCTCCCGACGGGCGCGCTGTCGCCGGGTGACCCGCACTACGCGGACGGGGCGTACGACGGCCCCTGGACCGGGGAGGCCGTGGTCTCCGAGAGCGCCGCCGACGCGTTCGTCCCCGGCGACGGCCGGCTCCGGAGCGGTGCGGAACTCGCGATTCCAGGGAAGGACACGGGGGAGCGGTTCACCGCCGTAACGGTGGCCCAATCCGACGGCCCTGGTCTCGGCCAGCTGCCGGTGGTCGTGGTGCATCTCGCCGAACTGCAGACGCTCACGGGCGGGACGCGGGGCGACGTGGCCGACCAGATCCTCGTCGCGACCGACGGCTCCGTCGCCGCCGAGGACCTCGCCGGCGTCTACCCGAACGTGCAGGTCCTGACCCGCGGCGAGTTGCTGACCTCGCGGGCGCAGTCGAGCGGGCTCCCGGTCGCGATGGCCGCCGCGGCGCTGGTCGTCGCCGTCGTCGTGGGCACCCTGTTCCTCGTGACGACGGTCGGGTTCTCCGTGCTGGCCGACGCCGAGGCACGGGCGGTGCTCACCGCCATCGGTGTCTCCGGCTCCTCCCGGGCGACGCTCGTCGCCGGGGAGACGCTGGCGACCGCCGGCGTGGGCGGGCTCGTCGGCATCGGGGGCTGGCTGGTCGCCGCTGGTATCGTCGCCGTGCTCGGCCAGTTCGGGACCGCGATTCCGTTCGCGGTCCGGCCGGTGTTCGGGCTGTACGGGCTGTTGGTCGCCCTCGGTGTGGGCCTCGTCTCGCTGCCGCCGCTGGTCGTGGTGAGCCGTCGGACGCGAGCCGTCCGGGAGGTGCTGCGATGA